DNA from Aphis gossypii isolate Hap1 chromosome 3, ASM2018417v2, whole genome shotgun sequence:
cataacagatgatctatattctatagggACCGATGATGGAAAACAGCGTCTTATACGGAAAAGCGTATTAAGCGAGTTTTACCCTTTactgtaattagtaattaataattactatatattaaatatataatataattatataataatcacttAAGATATGTATCTAACTTCTTAATTAATtgtctaattattaaaagttataaatagttcgttaaaaaaatgttgatataataataaaagtttattactatttgtacacctacaatttatttaatgatgtaGAACCAAATACCAAATTTATTTCAGATTGTGTTAAATAGTTCAAAGGCTTTACAGAAAGAtcgattttacaaatttatcaaaaatatttttggtgaaGGATTATTAACTGCTCCAGGTTTGTACGTCATTAAAACTTTGAATATTTGCAttagtataaaacattatttttattgatggaGAATGTaacttaagtattttagtaacaaatttaaagaaaGAAATGGTACAGATCTAGAAGtacctaaaatttatttacataactcAAATCACCTAgaatacaaattgttattgtatctttttaattaaattaatgaataatatatgttatttaatgtttaacaataattacagttGATAAATGGCGTATACATCGTCGTCTTATTACACCTTCGTTTAATTCCAGCCTTCTAAGTGAATTTTTTCCTGTGTTTCacgaaaagaataaaattcttataaaaaatttaaaaagcgaGTTGAATAAAACTCAATCATTTGACCTATGGGACTACATTGCACCTACTACTCTTAGTTTAATTTGTCGTaagtaaaacaaatcaaatatttgaaaacattgtttaataattatctgaaTTTTAGAAAATGCGATGGGTTACAATCTTGATAATCAATCACAATGTGGTTCTGAATTCGAGAAAGCAATGATAAGGTATACaagaaatattcttaaatgtatacctaaattaaaatgtattcatatatttttcatatttagagCATCAGAATTGGATTTTTTAAGGGTAGTAAAACCGTGGTTATatccaaatattatgttttcattataTCTAAAACTAAAAGGGGATtccaatgtatttaataacctATACAAATTACCGTTAAAAGTACGTTTTAAACTGTagtttaaagaattaaaaatgtaaagcaaaatataatagtattttaaaatgttagatGATCCGggaaaaaaaagaagcatttgaacagaaaaaaatagaaaatgaatcaAGTGTCATCATAGACGATACTAACAAAGAAAGTGAGTCATTaagaattgtaaataaataaacgtaactaattaatttttgttttttttttttgtattatttagaaaaacattcaaaagtatttttggatacattatttgaattgaaCGAAGCTGGTGCTAATTTCTCTGACGATGATTTTCGAGATGAAGTTGTGACCATGATGATAGGTGTAAGTAAGCACaaatacttgtatataaaataagcaaatactcataaaatacttacatGTTGAATTATAGGGTAGTGAAACCAGTGCCATAACACTTTGTTTTTGTCTTTTACTATTAGCCATTTACCCGGATATTCAAGTGAGTGATTATCTTTACTAAGTTATCAaacaaattgatttaataaagttgatctttaaaaaaaagttggaaAGTAGGTAATCTTTGtactgtatatacaatatacatacttggGTGTCAAGGATACGTTATGGTAATTGATGtgtgaaatttgaatttaatgataaatcattgtaaactgaaaacaattttgagtATGGTGAAGATCTGTCAGGATCAacctttatagtataaatatatgtatatattactattagtttcattagtatatttattattttattacatattgtacctatttactgctataattataaaaacttattttattattaatacctactatgTCAGGCGTTGTACGGTATAAACAGtaaaaagcttaaaattaaacaaaatatttcgaaaactttttattatatattgcaaatttgcaaataataattaagggctacattaagtattattatatagattattttttaatagatataaacgaaaagttttgaatttctacgagtaatatatttatataaatagcacagacataactacataagaatcgacattttttatcattattatttatttcataattagtaaatacttatataaataagaatatttgatGAATATATCAAATCTTGAAATTagcttttacataaaaattatcttcttttttaaaaataaattatattatattttataacattgctgggaaatatatataaaacttgtcattaatattttcttcaacAAAAACTATGAACGTTTTCTAATAGAAAgtttattgcattaaaaaaaactaacataggtatgtgataattttttatatacattgtttgaattttaggATAAAGTTTATGATGAAATTTGTGACGTATTAGGAGATGGAGACCAAACAATTACTATTGTAGATTCATATAAACTTGTATATTTAGATCAAGTGTTAATGGAAACACTTCGATTATTTCCAGTATTACCCATATTACTTAGAGAACTTCAAGATGATGTTAAAATTGGTgagttaataactaaaaaccaaaattttaaaataaatctagatCACGTATTCAcatgtatgttttatataaattattattagtaaattttattattaagtggaaatttttatgtaggtataagatattttgaaatttaaattaattacaaatgttgTCAAtgccaaaaaatatatgtatgcgagttgatttatattaaaaaatcaaaatttcaaaatagttgTTTTAACATTATCAAATTGTTCACactaaatttttgaatataagttCTTCTAAAATATTCTACTAGATACCTTCATATATACTCCAAAATACTGTACACTTAAGTCACTaatcaagtaaaaaatattatattttttagtttcagATAATATTGTTCTGCCAAAAGGATCTACATGTTACATATGTCCATTAGCCACTCATCGTAATTCGCTTTCGTATCCAAATCCTAATAGCTTTGATCCGGAAAACTTTGCTCCTGAAAATATTGCAAAACGACATAAGTATAGTTTTTTAGGTTTTAGCGGTGGTCCAAGAGGTTGTATAGGTAAGAAATCATTAGAAAACATCTAAGAACATATTTTGATCCCTGTTCAttgaacttattttatttaactatataatatatttatctataggaTCTAAATATGCTATGCTGTCAATGAAAGTTTTAGTATCTACATTTTTGCGAAACTTCAGTGTGCATACGGATTATACATTTGacgacataaaattaaaattagactTGTTATTGAGAAGTGCTAATGGTTATCCTGTAACTATTCGAACACGAACTAGGAAatcaatgaaaaaatgaaattaaaacgtttaaatgactaataattataaatcaatttattactatattaatagaatGCAGTATATTGATTATCCGTGGTCTTCTGGGAAATAATCTACTAAatcgaattatatttataatgtatacacaaattataatatagttaggtataaagtttaaaatattttcataatattatttgaatgttaaaataaaaattaaacatgttctaatttaattttcctaaaataatatttaaaactacatgattttttttttttaataatacataatatatgtaattataaaattttcgtttgaattttaattttaattttgtggaATTCGCTTATCCATGGATGTCAAGCCATCCTATTCCGCGGATAATCGAGAGTACACTGCATAATgctgttttttaaatgatacttattgacatatttatagaaaaagcTTTTCTTTTGGTGTTTGGTCACACAACGtacaaatagttatttttttttaaattttaactttatgacatgtaatataagtatacgatAAACACGATTTTAATTCCTtccatattgtattaaatttaatatatttttcgtgatttaaaaacttacattTCTCCGctctacattaaaaatattataattttcatattaattaacacGATTATTTTAGTGTGTTAAATATGTACGAATACTATGcagattttgaaattataatgcgagtatagtatttttactattatttttagaaacttaattattacaacataagttaaataaaacttatatttttttataaattgaactgTTCAATGTCATAATAAACGTAACTATAtagtcatttaaattaatattacaattacctTTAATGAAGAGCCCGCCAATTGGCGAGTGTTTCGAACCAGTGTTGACTGTTGATGGCGTTGATGCCACGCGGCGTCCAGGTACTGCAAGGGAACAACGAAACTATATAGTAACTACGAAacgtattcaatattatacagccGTCAGCcactgaattaaataaaaaaatttgttttatatatacattatttagtaaattaaatttagctCAGTGATTATTGTAGATACCtatctactatataatactgtgCTACCAGAAATTTggaatttgattaatttttttttattatttattttatctcaactgtttattaattatcttttaatttatttaattaattaatttaattttaaaaattaataattatttaagttattttttttttttaaataaatctattttattttaaatgtatgaatgtattcttgtaaatataaatcaatctCATTTCatctgttaattttaaaacttataatgacttaagtataatattttcttctttattaTTCTCTGAGTGcattaattatgtttgtaataattatactaaagcTTCAaaagcattttaatttttaacacgtaatatttatacaattttactgatattaatgctataaatacattttattcttcacttatacgtatattaaacgattttattaCTTCCCTAGAGGAGACTTACCTTTTGTTGCGTGGTTGACGGTTGATAATCGGTTTAAACGAAAatccattaattttaaattcgatATATGAACAGATGAATCCAAGTTTATGAATAATGGTGTtattaatgaacaaaataacatGTACTGGGACGATCAAAATCCACATTTGacatttaaaaccaataatcaAACTGTTGGGGGAATTAACATTTGATGTAGTTTAATTGGTAGTAGATagctcatttttttataatggaaCACTCAATGGtagacgatattataattttttattaaacgaatTACCGATGATGCTTGATAAAATTCCTTTAGCTCTATAagggaaaatattatttttcaacatgtCGGTGCTCCAGCACACAATGCTCACATAGTAATTCACGACTACTTAAATTCACTATTTCCAAATGGATGGCTAGGAACTTACGGACCCGTTGAATGGCCACCACGATCACCTATCTACCTAACCTTGGCcactagattttttttatggagtcacttaaaaacaatagtgTATACCGAGTACCGATACTCCTATAaatcttcaaaatttaaaagataaaataacagCAGCATGCAACCAACTGACTGATGACCAACTTACAGCTGCAATAAATAAAGACTTTATGCGGCGCGCTGAATCATGTTTTGTTCACGGCGGACAACAATTT
Protein-coding regions in this window:
- the LOC114122147 gene encoding cytochrome P450 4C1-like is translated as MEAIIQSVNGFRLTMPEVIAYPIILSFFVILWCRYKWNRRHFDKLASSLKGPPAYPIIGSALQFIGTPQKLMDSILKIIKDYSPGPFKIWLGPYLGIVIIKPEDVQIVLNSSKALQKDRFYKFIKNIFGEGLLTAPVDKWRIHRRLITPSFNSSLLSEFFPVFHEKNKILIKNLKSELNKTQSFDLWDYIAPTTLSLICQNAMGYNLDNQSQCGSEFEKAMIRASELDFLRVVKPWLYPNIMFSLYLKLKGDSNVFNNLYKLPLKMIREKKEAFEQKKIENESSVIIDDTNKEKKHSKVFLDTLFELNEAGANFSDDDFRDEVVTMMIGGSETSAITLCFCLLLLAIYPDIQDKVYDEICDVLGDGDQTITIVDSYKLVYLDQVLMETLRLFPVLPILLRELQDDVKIVSDNIVLPKGSTCYICPLATHRNSLSYPNPNSFDPENFAPENIAKRHKYSFLGFSGGPRGCIGSKYAMLSMKVLVSTFLRNFSVHTDYTFDDIKLKLDLLLRSANGYPVTIRTRTRKSMKK